Part of the candidate division KSB1 bacterium genome, CCTCCTGCTCATCCTTGCCACGGGAGCCGCCGCGCGCAACTACCTCGGCCGGAAGGTGTTCGAGGTGGGGGATAATTTGATCACGAGAGTTCCCCTCGTGAATCGGATTTACATGACCGTGCAGCAGATCAGCAAGGCCTTCTTCTCGGAACGGAGGGAGTTTCTCAAGCGGGCGGTTCTAATTGAGTATCCCCGAAAAGGGGTCTACTGCATCGGTTTCTACACCCAGGATACGCGCGGAGAGATTCAGGACAAGCTGGAGAACGACATTGTCGGGGTTTTCCTTCCCACCACACCCAATCCCACGTCCGGGTTCTTGCTTTTCGTCCCGCGCGCCGAGGTTATTGAGCTCGACATGCCCATCGAGGAGGCCCTGAAGCTGGTGATCAGCGGGGGAGCCGTGGTCCCCTATGACCGGCGCCAGGTTCAGAGGCTAGCCCCTCCTCACCTCTGGCCCAAGGCGAAGAAGCGCAAGGGCATCGTCACACCGATATTGCCTAACCTCGTTCGGGGCCGGCGGCCGACCGACCCGGCCAGCGCCAAGCCCGAACAGGCCGTGAAACCCTCCGATGCGTCGTAGATGGGTCTACTTCTGGCCAGTACTGTGTAGCCTAAGCCTCGTGCTCGGTGCAGCCCCCGCGTCGCAAGGGCAGAGCAGTCCCATCATCTCCGGCGCATTCGGACAAGAGTTTAATTCGTACAAGTGGACGTGGAGCATCTCTTCCGTCTACCCTCTGGGGAAGAGCTGGTTCTTCCGGGCGAGGGAAAACTTCGTCAGCTCCCTCCTGGCGCTTGAGCAGGCCGGAGACCGATGGAAAGACGACCAGAATCTGGCCCTTGAGGTTGGCCGTCCGGTGATTGGGGGCATGACCTTCCGCACCGGAGGGCGGGTCATGAGGTTCTGGGACCGGCAGTCCGGATTGCCAAACGATTTCAGCCGACAGGAGCTGTTCTCTGGGATTGATTTCGAGTGCCGGAGGCCAGTGCGGATAGGCTTCGAAGCCGGCCCGTGTCGGGAGGTGCGTTACAGGCGCCCGGAGTGGGGATGGCACTGGCAGGCCGTAGGGCAGGCGGACGATTACGAGCTCGGAGCGTACGCCCACGAAGCTCTGATCTCGTGGAGCGGAACCCGGTTGGGGGAGCGGCTCAACCACGAGGGGCATCTGGCGTATCAGGTGGGCCGGGAATTTCAGGCCGGGGCGGCAGACTCCTTCCGCGTCTCGTGGGAACGTTTCCGACGCGATCAATACGTGAGTCCTGACCTCGACCGCGAGCAGCTACGCGAGTCTTCGGTGCGCGTAGAAAACCGCCTCCACTACGCTCTGCCCGGGGACTTCCGTGCCGCTCTCTCGAGCCGCTACTTCGCCGAAACGGTGGAGGTGCGGCAGATTCTTGCGGGTCAGACGAGCCGCTGGCGCTCCCGGCGCGAAGACGAAGTCTCGAATAGCCTGCTGCTATTGCGCGATGGAGAAAGGGCTGACGGGGCCCTCGAGATCACGTACCGCTCCCATCGGAGCGGCTACCGGATGCCGAAGACCGAGGAGCGAACGCCCTTCTCCCGGAGCGTGGCCTTTGTGGCTCCCGATAATCAGTGGAGCCAGCTGGGTCTGGGC contains:
- a CDS encoding DUF502 domain-containing protein, whose product is MTDRKPESWRKNLRAYFVTGLLIIIPVVATIYVLNQLFLLLDGVLGDLVNRLFAKVFGYSSSVRIPGLGLLALLLLILATGAAARNYLGRKVFEVGDNLITRVPLVNRIYMTVQQISKAFFSERREFLKRAVLIEYPRKGVYCIGFYTQDTRGEIQDKLENDIVGVFLPTTPNPTSGFLLFVPRAEVIELDMPIEEALKLVISGGAVVPYDRRQVQRLAPPHLWPKAKKRKGIVTPILPNLVRGRRPTDPASAKPEQAVKPSDAS